The following coding sequences are from one Halomonas sp. HAL1 window:
- a CDS encoding TRAP transporter large permease, protein MILLIILLALLTLIGLAMPIAFALTLVSIGVLAFAGVDMLVLVQRLYRGTESFPLLAVPLFILAGQIMNHSGISARLVDLARSMVGAIRGGLAAVNILTSMFFAGMSGTSMSDTAAVGGVMIPQMVKRGYSAPFTAAVTASSSTIGIIIPPSVPMVLLSAYMGLSTGALFAAGLVSGLFIAIGLILMAWWISVKRQYPIEAAFSLRQLGSSLASAFPALLMPVIILGGILGGIFTPTEASAVAVAYGIFAGMVLYRSLSLRALYRALVESAVLTGAVMFVTAAAHTLGYTFTYQSLGQLVLGPIAALDMGPIGFLLILSLVLIIAGTFLDGIAMMFIVVPLFLPSVQLLGIDPLQFAMVVILCWGIGQQTLPVGAALFITSVISRVDVIRITYANLPFIGVMLAVLVAVIVWPAGMVMSVPRWFGL, encoded by the coding sequence ATGATTCTACTCATCATACTACTTGCACTCCTGACCCTGATTGGGCTGGCCATGCCAATCGCCTTCGCTTTGACACTTGTCTCTATCGGTGTACTCGCTTTTGCCGGTGTGGATATGCTCGTACTGGTACAGCGCTTATATAGAGGGACCGAGTCCTTTCCGCTATTGGCCGTCCCTCTGTTCATTCTAGCGGGACAGATAATGAACCACAGCGGTATTTCAGCTCGACTCGTAGATCTGGCTCGCTCCATGGTGGGAGCTATACGAGGTGGGCTGGCGGCGGTCAATATTTTGACCTCCATGTTCTTTGCAGGCATGAGCGGCACCTCCATGTCAGATACGGCTGCCGTTGGCGGCGTAATGATTCCCCAAATGGTTAAGCGAGGCTATTCAGCGCCCTTTACAGCCGCCGTGACCGCTTCCTCTTCCACGATTGGCATCATCATTCCTCCCAGCGTTCCCATGGTGTTACTGAGCGCTTATATGGGGCTTTCAACAGGTGCGTTATTTGCGGCCGGTCTGGTCTCAGGGCTATTCATCGCCATAGGACTCATTTTGATGGCGTGGTGGATATCAGTGAAGCGCCAATACCCTATCGAAGCTGCATTTTCGCTCAGACAGCTGGGGAGCAGCTTGGCCAGTGCATTCCCGGCCCTGCTGATGCCAGTCATCATCCTCGGTGGCATCCTCGGTGGCATTTTCACACCGACAGAAGCCTCCGCCGTGGCAGTCGCTTATGGCATTTTCGCTGGCATGGTGCTTTATCGCTCGCTTTCACTACGCGCGCTGTATCGTGCCCTGGTCGAGAGTGCCGTGTTAACCGGTGCGGTCATGTTTGTAACGGCTGCGGCACATACACTCGGCTATACCTTCACCTACCAAAGCCTTGGACAGCTAGTTCTCGGGCCAATCGCAGCCCTGGATATGGGCCCCATCGGCTTCTTGCTGATTTTGAGCCTCGTACTGATCATTGCTGGCACCTTTCTTGATGGCATCGCAATGATGTTCATAGTGGTGCCGCTGTTTCTGCCCAGTGTTCAGCTGCTCGGCATAGATCCTCTCCAGTTCGCCATGGTGGTCATCCTTTGCTGGGGTATTGGCCAGCAGACTCTACCGGTAGGAGCCGCTTTATTTATTACGAGCGTAATTTCCCGAGTCGATGTCATCCGCATTACCTACGCCAACCTGCCGTTCATTGGCGTGATGCTGGCGGTGCTAGTCGCCGTGATTGTCTGGCCTGCTGGCATGGTCATGAGCGTACCCCGCTGGTTTGGCCTTTAA
- a CDS encoding septal ring lytic transglycosylase RlpA family protein codes for MGAQKRLIRTICLAAVVAGSAANSAFAHETDTQEGVASFYSDRFQGATTASGEPFDQQALTAAHPSLPFGTKVLVTRPDTGQEVEVLINDRGPFVKGRIIDLSKRAAVKLGMLRRGTAPVMVTLLD; via the coding sequence ATGGGAGCCCAAAAACGACTGATCCGAACGATTTGTTTGGCAGCGGTAGTAGCTGGTAGCGCTGCCAATAGTGCTTTCGCACACGAAACAGATACACAGGAAGGCGTCGCCTCCTTTTACAGTGACCGCTTTCAAGGAGCCACCACAGCCAGTGGAGAGCCCTTTGACCAGCAGGCACTGACAGCCGCCCACCCGAGTTTGCCGTTTGGCACGAAGGTGTTGGTGACGCGCCCGGACACGGGGCAAGAGGTAGAAGTATTGATCAATGACCGCGGCCCCTTCGTTAAAGGGCGCATTATTGATTTATCCAAACGCGCGGCAGTGAAGCTTGGCATGCTACGCCGCGGTACAGCACCGGTTATGGTAACGCTGTTGGATTAA
- a CDS encoding GlxA family transcriptional regulator: MNAFAGFIDSLRLAADKGGRSRQIHCSWQIMGPGPVTSSCGLEAHPQTPYREPSEFTHIAVCGGNNYLNPHEDQALSQYLKEAHRKGVKLVDVCTGTFAIARAGLLRGQRVCVHWNVINDFRQQFPKIDATPDRIFLESARVITCAGSSGATDMALHLIHRTCGSEKAQQAIRHMVLNGMRTSNSPQTHFFEAIHEIRDERVRVAVLTMEQSLNTRLNTCDLAKRINLSPRQLDRLFRQELGITPMRYFKIMRLRYADWLLHHTDSSIADIAADCGFSDAAHLARDFHAHFACSPGQSRRQEKTVKALQ; encoded by the coding sequence ATGAATGCCTTTGCAGGCTTCATCGATTCATTGCGTCTGGCTGCCGACAAAGGTGGCCGAAGTCGACAAATCCACTGTAGCTGGCAGATCATGGGGCCTGGCCCAGTCACCTCCAGCTGCGGCTTGGAGGCTCACCCACAAACGCCATATCGTGAACCGAGTGAATTCACTCATATTGCCGTTTGTGGGGGTAACAACTACCTCAATCCACATGAAGATCAAGCACTCAGTCAATACCTCAAGGAAGCGCACCGAAAAGGAGTGAAACTTGTCGATGTATGCACTGGCACGTTTGCCATCGCCCGTGCTGGCCTGCTGAGAGGTCAACGTGTGTGTGTGCACTGGAACGTAATCAATGATTTTCGCCAACAGTTTCCCAAAATCGACGCTACTCCCGATCGAATATTCCTGGAATCCGCAAGGGTAATTACTTGTGCGGGCTCGTCAGGCGCCACGGACATGGCCTTGCATCTGATCCATCGCACATGCGGCTCCGAAAAGGCCCAGCAGGCTATCCGTCACATGGTTTTAAACGGAATGCGTACCTCCAACTCTCCACAAACTCACTTTTTTGAAGCCATCCATGAAATTCGTGATGAGCGAGTCCGGGTAGCCGTACTAACGATGGAGCAATCACTGAATACCCGTCTAAATACGTGTGACTTGGCCAAACGCATCAATTTAAGCCCCAGGCAGCTTGATCGACTCTTTCGTCAAGAATTGGGTATCACACCAATGCGCTACTTTAAAATCATGCGGCTACGCTATGCAGACTGGCTGCTCCATCATACCGACAGCTCAATTGCCGATATTGCCGCTGATTGCGGTTTCTCCGATGCAGCACATCTCGCACGAGACTTTCATGCGCATTTCGCGTGCAGCCCTGGCCAATCAAGACGTCAGGAAAAAACGGTTAAGGCTCTTCAATAA
- a CDS encoding NADP-dependent oxidoreductase: MQSQFYTLTDYPQGLPDRSLFKLETQTLPELADGEVRIRNRWLSVDPYMRGRMNGVRTYVDPFELGKPMEGGAIGEVIESNDPSLKVGDNVSHMGGWRDIAQLPAQGVTPLPDLDVPEQAYLGVLGMPGMTAWTGLNLIAECKPGDNVLVSAASGAVGSLAVQLAKAKGCHVVGIAGAAHKLAWLESLGVEPVSYRDRNAHELSDAIKLASPNGIDVYYENVGGICLEAALSQLNEGARIAVCGMIDDYNAAEPTPGPSNLSQLVIRKAKMQGFIVADHWSSYPYFLNEVAPQVAAGKLAYKETVKEGLENMPEAFLALFEGGNTGKMLVKLGS, from the coding sequence ATGCAGTCACAGTTTTATACGCTTACTGATTACCCCCAGGGCCTACCCGATCGCTCTCTGTTTAAACTGGAGACGCAAACGCTGCCTGAGCTAGCCGACGGAGAAGTGCGAATTCGTAATCGCTGGCTCTCTGTGGATCCTTATATGCGGGGCCGCATGAATGGCGTTCGCACTTATGTAGACCCCTTTGAACTCGGCAAACCCATGGAAGGCGGTGCCATTGGTGAAGTGATCGAGTCCAATGATCCAAGCTTAAAAGTAGGTGACAACGTCAGCCACATGGGCGGCTGGCGTGATATTGCCCAACTGCCTGCCCAAGGGGTGACGCCATTACCCGACCTTGATGTTCCTGAACAGGCTTACCTGGGTGTGTTAGGCATGCCGGGCATGACCGCCTGGACCGGTCTTAATTTGATTGCAGAGTGCAAACCGGGCGATAACGTTCTGGTCAGTGCGGCCAGCGGTGCGGTTGGTTCGTTGGCGGTTCAGTTAGCCAAAGCAAAAGGATGTCATGTAGTGGGCATTGCGGGTGCTGCTCATAAGCTCGCTTGGCTTGAATCACTGGGTGTCGAACCGGTCAGCTATCGCGATCGCAATGCGCATGAACTAAGCGACGCCATTAAGCTCGCAAGCCCCAACGGTATTGATGTGTATTATGAAAATGTGGGTGGCATTTGCCTGGAAGCTGCCCTCAGCCAGTTAAATGAAGGCGCCAGAATCGCAGTGTGCGGTATGATCGACGATTACAACGCCGCAGAGCCCACTCCAGGCCCCAGCAACCTTTCGCAACTGGTCATCCGTAAAGCCAAAATGCAGGGCTTTATCGTGGCGGATCACTGGTCAAGCTATCCCTACTTCCTAAACGAAGTGGCCCCGCAAGTCGCCGCTGGAAAACTGGCTTATAAAGAAACCGTGAAAGAGGGTTTAGAGAATATGCCAGAGGCTTTCTTGGCGTTATTTGAAGGCGGCAATACCGGTAAGATGCTGGTCAAACTAGGCAGCTAA
- a CDS encoding TonB-dependent receptor gives MPNITLKVTTASLGVLSCFVASQSLAQESPTNNTNLATVEVTAPRLARELYDTPAAVSTIDREAIAQGQQRARLDESLVRVPGVFLQNRDNFAQGQRISIRGFGARAPFGVRGITVMVDGIPYTLPDGQAQLDAIDLDSAERIEVIRGPSSVLYGNAAGGVIDITTADGRDNPGSSVRTEVGSDGYRKAVVQTGGAQGDWSHHVSFSALNVDGYREQSSTEKYLLNAKLRRELGSDRALTAIINLLDNPRSEDPGALNAREVAAGRDQAAPNSLALDAGQNVDQQLLGLQYEDLSAGPGEFYLKGFISQRDFEQQLPYVGDSRIGYQRDYLGASAEYHHEVSLGSLPLSYITGVDVARQDDERFRNDVNPQGVVGEQLAEETQTATSAGVFAQGDLALTEQVTLSLGARFDRVELEVDDRYQSDGDQSGEQTFNEWSGSAGLSYRYRPQHQAYINTGTAFETPTFSEFANPAGGGFNPAVEPQKAWNREVGLRGYVEPLAMDYDLALFSVRVRDELVPYEEENGGRTLYQNAGDTDRDGIELALGWQLADQWRLDSALTLARYEFDQFATPTESFGGNRIPGLPEQTWVNQLTWEGIDERFATLETQYVGDLVADNANEAEVDSYWLVNLRVGDGWQLGSDTQLNAYVGVRNLLDEEHYSNVRLNGTFGRFYEPAPGRSVYGGLEVRF, from the coding sequence ATGCCCAACATAACATTAAAAGTCACCACCGCGTCTTTAGGGGTGTTGAGTTGCTTTGTAGCAAGTCAAAGCTTGGCTCAAGAGAGCCCAACGAATAACACTAACCTGGCCACCGTAGAGGTAACCGCGCCCCGTTTGGCGCGTGAGCTATATGATACGCCTGCGGCGGTTTCCACCATTGACCGCGAAGCCATTGCGCAAGGCCAGCAGCGCGCGCGATTGGATGAGTCGCTGGTGCGCGTGCCAGGGGTGTTCCTGCAGAACCGCGATAACTTCGCCCAGGGCCAGCGCATTTCCATCCGCGGTTTTGGTGCTCGCGCGCCGTTTGGCGTGCGCGGTATTACCGTGATGGTCGATGGTATTCCCTACACGCTGCCAGACGGTCAGGCGCAGTTAGATGCCATTGACCTGGACAGCGCTGAGCGTATTGAAGTCATCCGTGGGCCTTCTTCGGTGCTTTATGGCAATGCGGCGGGCGGGGTGATTGATATCACCACAGCGGATGGGCGCGATAACCCTGGTTCAAGCGTGCGTACCGAGGTGGGGAGCGATGGCTACCGTAAGGCGGTCGTGCAAACCGGTGGCGCCCAAGGGGATTGGTCGCACCATGTGAGCTTTTCAGCGCTTAATGTCGATGGCTATCGAGAGCAGAGCTCCACGGAAAAGTACCTGCTGAATGCCAAACTCCGCCGCGAGTTAGGCAGCGACCGTGCGTTAACCGCGATTATCAATTTGCTCGATAACCCCCGCTCTGAAGATCCTGGTGCTTTAAACGCTAGAGAAGTAGCCGCAGGGCGTGATCAAGCCGCGCCTAACTCGCTCGCCCTAGACGCTGGGCAGAATGTCGATCAACAGCTCCTCGGCTTACAGTACGAAGATTTGTCCGCAGGCCCTGGCGAGTTCTACTTAAAAGGCTTTATTTCCCAGCGCGATTTTGAGCAGCAGTTGCCTTACGTGGGTGACAGTCGCATCGGCTACCAGCGTGATTACCTGGGCGCGAGCGCCGAGTATCACCATGAGGTCAGCCTGGGCAGCTTACCGCTGAGCTATATCACCGGTGTGGATGTGGCTCGCCAAGACGACGAACGCTTTAGAAACGATGTCAATCCGCAGGGTGTTGTTGGTGAGCAGCTGGCGGAAGAGACCCAAACGGCAACCTCGGCTGGGGTGTTTGCTCAAGGTGATTTGGCTTTAACCGAGCAGGTCACGCTTTCGCTGGGTGCGCGCTTTGATCGGGTGGAGTTGGAAGTGGATGATCGCTATCAAAGCGATGGTGATCAAAGCGGCGAGCAAACCTTTAATGAGTGGAGCGGCTCGGCGGGGCTGAGCTACCGCTATCGCCCACAGCATCAGGCGTATATCAACACCGGCACCGCCTTTGAAACCCCAACGTTCTCAGAGTTTGCAAACCCAGCGGGCGGCGGTTTTAACCCGGCGGTTGAGCCACAAAAAGCGTGGAACCGCGAGGTGGGGTTGCGTGGCTATGTGGAGCCACTCGCAATGGACTATGACTTGGCACTGTTTTCAGTACGCGTGCGCGATGAGCTAGTCCCTTACGAAGAGGAAAATGGAGGGCGCACGCTCTACCAGAACGCGGGTGATACTGATCGTGACGGCATCGAACTGGCGCTCGGTTGGCAGTTAGCCGACCAGTGGCGGTTGGATAGTGCTCTGACGCTGGCGCGCTATGAGTTTGATCAATTTGCCACACCAACGGAAAGCTTTGGTGGCAACCGTATCCCCGGCTTACCTGAACAGACCTGGGTCAATCAGCTAACCTGGGAAGGAATTGATGAGCGCTTTGCGACCCTTGAAACCCAATACGTGGGTGACTTGGTGGCTGACAATGCCAATGAAGCCGAAGTCGATAGCTACTGGCTGGTCAATCTGCGGGTGGGAGATGGCTGGCAGTTGGGCAGCGATACGCAGCTAAATGCCTATGTGGGCGTGCGCAACCTATTGGATGAAGAGCATTATTCCAATGTGCGCTTGAACGGCACCTTTGGCCGCTTTTACGAGCCTGCGCCAGGACGCAGTGTTTATGGCGGGTTAGAAGTACGTTTCTAA
- a CDS encoding YqaE/Pmp3 family membrane protein produces MAFTATDPIKMIFAVILPPLGVFFEVGFKGHFWLNIILTLFGFIPGIIHAFYVILKH; encoded by the coding sequence ATGGCGTTTACAGCGACTGATCCGATTAAGATGATTTTTGCCGTTATACTTCCCCCACTCGGCGTATTTTTTGAGGTCGGTTTTAAAGGGCATTTCTGGCTGAACATTATCCTAACGCTATTTGGCTTCATTCCGGGCATCATTCATGCGTTTTATGTGATATTGAAGCACTGA
- a CDS encoding TRAP transporter small permease encodes MLDRFFEAVAALLLAAITLLAIAAVAARYILNASLSWSAEVLVGLLVYVTFFCGYLALRQGAHLRIDVIAALLPYRGQWILFFINQALIGLVCVIMIVWGLEQTLTFSNRTTLMLGAPQWLFYSAVPISGAGMLLELLRQCVVAAQAKIPPYEAARRAALEEPEL; translated from the coding sequence ATGCTTGATCGTTTTTTTGAAGCGGTCGCGGCACTGCTGTTGGCTGCCATTACTCTCCTGGCAATAGCGGCAGTGGCTGCGCGCTACATTCTTAATGCCTCGCTATCGTGGAGCGCCGAAGTTTTAGTGGGTCTGCTGGTCTACGTTACCTTTTTCTGCGGTTATCTAGCACTCAGGCAAGGCGCACATCTACGTATTGATGTTATCGCAGCCTTACTTCCCTACCGCGGCCAATGGATACTTTTTTTTATTAACCAGGCACTTATCGGGTTGGTCTGCGTCATCATGATCGTATGGGGCTTGGAACAAACACTCACCTTTTCAAACCGCACAACGCTCATGCTAGGGGCACCTCAGTGGCTTTTCTATTCCGCTGTGCCTATCTCAGGCGCAGGCATGTTGCTAGAACTACTTCGCCAGTGTGTCGTTGCCGCCCAAGCAAAGATACCGCCCTATGAAGCTGCGCGAAGAGCCGCCCTGGAGGAGCCAGAGCTATGA
- a CDS encoding glucose/quinate/shikimate family membrane-bound PQQ-dependent dehydrogenase — protein sequence MDEHSRTHSRWPLLLLGLLLVAAGLALAIGGGKLLSVGGSAYYLITGIGVIASGVLLAMRRGAALWLYALILFATLVWALWEVGLDWWQLVPRVAILCLIGIILLLPWWRKPLHSRGGSLALVGSIVAAILVAIASQLSDPGRTEGTISNASEEANAVNPAQVAGDDWPAYGGTNAGTHYSSLEQITPDNIGELEEVWRIQTGDVAGPSAPSEITNQNTPLKVNDSLYICTSHSRAMALSPETGETLWEFDPEVSTLGAEDFSLWAHMTCRGLAYYDAANYSAAPDANGSADNSAPTDTAASNNDAPNSDTALSFDIFDNSDIFSLDLSFLSLLFSVEDESDTQPMLSETDVMCPRRLYLPTADARLIALNADTGERCANFGDNGEVDLTNNIGDFDPGGYYSTSPATVTENLVILGGHVTDNSSTDEPSGVIRAFDVHTGELVWNWDSGNPDDTEPLADGETYTRNSPNVWAPISVDEELGMVYLPMGNATPDQYGADRTENDETYSAGLVALNLEDGQVEWVYQFVHHDLWDMDTPAQPVLIDLATDEGTQPAVIQPTKQGSLYVLNRETGEPIVPIEEIPAPQGAVEGDWTAETQPRSALNLLPPPLTERDMWGASPFDQMMCRIQFNSLRYEGQYTPPSLEGSIVYPGNVGVMNWGGVAVDPERQALFTGAKYLAFVSTLIPREEVEEGQGSASEQGLQPNAGAPYAVELGPLLSVLGLPCQAPSWGDVAGIDLQSAEVVWKHRNGTTRDSMPFDLPIGLNVGVPALGGPLTTAGGVSFLSGTLDQYLRGYDITTGEEVYKARLPAGGQATPMTYTGEDGRQYVVVTAGGHGTFGTKMGDYVIGYALPE from the coding sequence ATGGATGAACACTCACGTACGCACAGCAGATGGCCGCTATTACTGCTTGGCCTTTTGCTAGTGGCGGCGGGACTTGCCTTGGCCATTGGCGGCGGCAAGCTGCTTAGTGTAGGCGGCAGTGCTTATTACTTAATTACCGGCATAGGCGTTATCGCCAGCGGTGTTTTACTGGCAATGCGCCGGGGCGCAGCGCTCTGGCTGTATGCGCTTATCTTGTTTGCGACGCTTGTATGGGCGTTATGGGAAGTCGGCTTAGACTGGTGGCAGTTGGTGCCACGCGTTGCGATCCTCTGCCTAATCGGGATTATTTTACTGCTTCCCTGGTGGCGTAAACCGTTACATTCACGAGGCGGCAGCTTGGCATTGGTAGGTAGCATTGTTGCTGCCATTCTGGTGGCTATTGCTAGTCAGTTAAGCGACCCAGGCAGAACCGAAGGGACGATTTCCAACGCCAGCGAAGAGGCCAACGCCGTTAACCCCGCGCAAGTAGCGGGAGACGACTGGCCTGCCTATGGCGGCACCAATGCGGGCACTCACTACTCCTCACTTGAACAGATTACGCCTGACAACATCGGCGAACTGGAAGAGGTATGGCGCATTCAAACCGGTGATGTGGCAGGGCCCAGCGCGCCGTCCGAAATCACCAATCAAAACACCCCGCTTAAAGTAAACGACAGTCTATATATTTGTACCTCGCACAGCCGCGCGATGGCGCTCTCCCCTGAAACAGGGGAAACATTGTGGGAGTTTGACCCAGAGGTGAGCACGCTGGGTGCCGAGGATTTCTCGCTCTGGGCCCATATGACCTGCCGCGGCCTCGCCTACTATGATGCGGCTAACTACTCCGCGGCCCCAGACGCCAACGGATCAGCGGATAACAGCGCGCCCACAGACACCGCGGCTAGCAACAACGATGCACCGAACAGCGACACAGCGCTCTCTTTCGACATCTTCGATAACAGTGATATTTTCAGCCTCGACCTCTCTTTCTTGTCACTGCTGTTTAGCGTTGAAGATGAGAGTGATACGCAGCCCATGCTCAGCGAAACCGACGTCATGTGCCCACGCAGGCTTTACCTGCCTACCGCAGATGCGCGTTTAATTGCGCTGAATGCCGATACCGGTGAGCGATGCGCCAACTTTGGCGACAATGGTGAAGTCGACTTGACCAACAATATTGGCGACTTCGACCCTGGTGGTTACTACTCCACATCGCCTGCGACAGTAACGGAAAACCTGGTTATTCTTGGCGGGCACGTTACCGACAACAGCTCCACTGATGAGCCTTCTGGTGTCATCCGTGCCTTCGACGTGCACACCGGCGAGTTGGTGTGGAACTGGGATAGCGGTAACCCCGATGACACCGAACCATTAGCGGATGGCGAAACCTACACACGTAACTCGCCTAACGTATGGGCGCCGATCAGCGTAGATGAAGAACTCGGCATGGTTTACCTGCCCATGGGTAACGCCACACCAGATCAGTATGGCGCCGACCGCACTGAGAACGATGAAACCTATAGCGCAGGTTTAGTGGCACTTAACCTGGAAGATGGCCAAGTTGAATGGGTTTACCAGTTCGTTCATCACGACCTGTGGGATATGGACACACCCGCGCAGCCGGTGCTGATTGACCTTGCCACCGATGAAGGTACCCAGCCCGCGGTGATTCAGCCAACCAAGCAAGGCAGTCTTTACGTCTTGAACCGCGAAACCGGTGAGCCGATTGTGCCCATCGAAGAGATACCTGCTCCGCAAGGCGCCGTTGAAGGCGACTGGACGGCGGAAACACAGCCACGCTCAGCGCTAAACCTGCTCCCTCCCCCGCTCACCGAGCGCGATATGTGGGGCGCCTCACCGTTTGACCAAATGATGTGCCGCATTCAGTTCAACTCGTTGCGTTATGAAGGACAGTACACGCCGCCTTCGCTGGAAGGCAGTATTGTTTATCCGGGTAATGTCGGGGTCATGAACTGGGGTGGGGTCGCCGTTGACCCTGAACGCCAAGCGCTATTCACTGGTGCCAAATACTTGGCATTTGTTTCCACGCTGATACCTCGCGAAGAGGTAGAAGAAGGACAAGGCTCGGCTAGCGAGCAGGGTTTGCAGCCTAATGCAGGCGCCCCCTATGCCGTTGAGCTTGGCCCACTGCTTTCCGTGCTAGGGCTGCCCTGCCAAGCGCCTTCCTGGGGCGATGTGGCCGGTATCGATCTACAAAGCGCAGAAGTGGTATGGAAGCACCGTAATGGCACGACACGCGACAGCATGCCGTTCGATCTGCCGATTGGTTTGAATGTCGGCGTTCCGGCGCTCGGCGGCCCGCTCACCACCGCGGGCGGTGTATCGTTCTTGAGCGGCACCCTAGATCAGTACCTGCGCGGCTACGACATCACCACTGGCGAGGAAGTGTATAAAGCGCGCCTACCGGCAGGTGGCCAAGCCACACCCATGACCTACACCGGCGAAGATGGTCGCCAGTACGTGGTCGTCACGGCGGGGGGGCACGGCACCTTTGGCACCAAAATGGGTGACTATGTGATTGGCTACGCGCTGCCTGAGTAA
- a CDS encoding NUDIX hydrolase encodes MNQQIKTRRSAHLMVVDPQGQLLLFRHHDEHQAPFWTTVGGELLEGEDYPSTAMRELKEKTGLTCPLGPLLRERDNIDAVGGSPPARWLERYFLVRCPPMAEITTAHWSDEEPSTIQASHWWAREEMREADPALFKPRWIPELLDDILSSEPAIKVAEVNLFK; translated from the coding sequence ATGAACCAACAAATCAAAACACGCCGTTCAGCACATTTAATGGTGGTTGACCCGCAAGGTCAGCTACTGCTTTTTCGCCATCATGATGAGCATCAAGCGCCTTTTTGGACCACTGTAGGCGGCGAATTGCTTGAGGGAGAGGATTACCCCAGCACGGCAATGCGCGAGCTGAAGGAAAAAACGGGGTTGACCTGCCCACTCGGCCCGCTATTGCGCGAACGAGATAATATTGACGCCGTGGGAGGCTCTCCGCCAGCCCGCTGGCTTGAACGCTACTTTCTGGTGCGCTGCCCGCCAATGGCTGAAATTACCACTGCCCATTGGAGCGATGAAGAACCTTCTACTATTCAGGCCAGTCACTGGTGGGCTCGGGAAGAGATGCGCGAGGCCGACCCCGCGCTTTTTAAACCCAGGTGGATACCTGAATTGCTGGATGACATTCTATCTAGCGAGCCAGCGATTAAAGTAGCCGAGGTGAATCTGTTTAAGTAA
- a CDS encoding DMT family transporter, producing the protein MHRAHSPALFPRWYSVGAALVAVMLWSAAPLLSEFAKSTPPLQLTAVTLLAGAMATLPLSRRVNVAASGAVWQLSVWVGIPLLIFGAVSTYFIGMRLAPAAEAALITYTWPVLFVLLSQWSRFGRLRIAGVVGALIAFSGAALLLVPQAISGGLGGATTGYALALLAACCWAFYSWLSQAAPVALTPLLPRLLLIACAIAVAASLLLEGQLPLPSGEALLAGIALGLGPYGVAMVAWDKALRWGHTSLVGSLAYGVPILAALLLVLAGMSVLDWRLPTAAVLVVVGCLKAGR; encoded by the coding sequence ATGCATCGCGCTCACTCCCCCGCCCTTTTTCCACGTTGGTACAGTGTTGGTGCGGCACTGGTGGCCGTGATGCTTTGGAGCGCCGCGCCGCTGCTGTCAGAGTTTGCCAAGTCGACACCGCCTTTACAGCTAACCGCCGTAACACTGCTTGCGGGGGCGATGGCAACGCTGCCGCTGAGCCGCCGGGTTAATGTTGCTGCCAGCGGCGCGGTTTGGCAGTTAAGTGTCTGGGTGGGCATTCCGTTACTTATTTTTGGCGCGGTGAGTACTTACTTTATAGGTATGCGGCTAGCGCCCGCCGCTGAAGCGGCGCTGATTACTTATACCTGGCCCGTGCTCTTTGTGCTGCTTAGTCAGTGGAGCCGCTTTGGCCGTCTGCGCATCGCAGGCGTTGTCGGTGCGCTGATTGCGTTTTCAGGCGCAGCGTTACTGCTGGTTCCTCAAGCCATCAGCGGCGGATTAGGGGGCGCTACCACTGGCTACGCATTAGCACTGCTGGCTGCCTGCTGTTGGGCGTTTTATTCATGGCTCAGCCAGGCAGCCCCAGTGGCGTTGACACCGCTACTGCCACGACTGCTGCTGATCGCTTGTGCTATTGCCGTGGCCGCTAGCCTGCTACTTGAAGGACAACTCCCTTTACCCAGCGGGGAAGCGTTGCTAGCAGGCATTGCACTGGGGTTAGGCCCTTACGGCGTGGCCATGGTGGCTTGGGACAAAGCACTGCGCTGGGGGCACACCAGCCTAGTGGGCAGCTTAGCGTATGGCGTGCCGATTCTGGCCGCCCTGCTACTGGTTCTAGCAGGCATGAGTGTGCTCGACTGGCGCTTACCCACAGCGGCAGTGCTGGTGGTGGTTGGCTGCCTTAAAGCTGGCCGCTAG